A region from the Geobacter benzoatilyticus genome encodes:
- the ftsW gene encoding putative lipid II flippase FtsW, which produces MKLNFDLKKIERYDLVILLMAVALTCFGVVMVYSASSVMATKKFHDGFYFLKRQGIYALMGFAVMVVAMRIDYRQWREYAVPILLGCLLLLLLVFIPGIGGAAKGASRWIRFPGFNFQPSELAKIALIMYMAYSLDKKQEKVKFFSTGFAPYMVLLAVLLAILLKQHDLGAALTMGGVAIIMLFAAGTRPRYILGMVVLALPFLYFLVMNVDYRRRRILAYLNPWEDPTNTGFQIIQSWLAFGNGGVIGQGLGEGKQKMFYLPEAHTDFILSVVGEELGLIGVIVIAAMFLMLVLRGVRVALMSEDPFGRFLAFGIVTLLGIQAFVNMGVVTGLLPTKGLALPFISYGGSSLIVTLFAVGILLNVSTRMKGTP; this is translated from the coding sequence TTGAAGCTGAACTTCGACCTGAAAAAAATCGAACGCTATGACTTGGTCATCCTCCTCATGGCGGTCGCCCTCACCTGCTTCGGTGTGGTAATGGTCTACTCGGCTTCGTCTGTCATGGCCACCAAAAAGTTCCATGACGGGTTCTACTTCCTGAAGCGCCAGGGAATCTACGCGCTGATGGGTTTCGCGGTCATGGTTGTCGCCATGCGGATCGACTACCGCCAGTGGCGCGAGTATGCGGTCCCGATTCTCCTCGGCTGCCTGTTGCTGCTGCTGCTGGTCTTTATTCCGGGCATTGGCGGCGCAGCGAAGGGGGCGTCCCGCTGGATCCGGTTCCCGGGCTTCAACTTTCAGCCGTCGGAGCTGGCAAAGATAGCGCTGATAATGTACATGGCGTATTCCCTCGACAAAAAACAGGAGAAGGTGAAATTTTTCTCCACCGGATTCGCTCCTTACATGGTGCTTCTGGCCGTGCTCCTGGCGATTCTGCTCAAACAGCACGACCTCGGCGCCGCCCTGACCATGGGGGGCGTGGCCATCATCATGCTTTTTGCCGCCGGTACACGCCCCCGTTACATTCTCGGGATGGTGGTGCTGGCGTTGCCGTTTCTCTATTTTCTGGTCATGAACGTGGATTACCGGCGCCGTCGCATCCTTGCCTATCTGAACCCGTGGGAGGATCCGACCAATACCGGCTTCCAGATTATCCAGTCGTGGCTTGCCTTCGGTAACGGCGGCGTCATCGGCCAGGGGCTCGGCGAGGGGAAGCAGAAGATGTTCTATCTCCCAGAGGCCCATACCGACTTTATCCTTTCGGTGGTGGGAGAGGAGCTTGGGCTCATCGGCGTCATCGTCATTGCGGCCATGTTCCTGATGCTCGTGCTTCGTGGGGTTCGGGTGGCACTCATGTCCGAGGACCCCTTCGGCCGTTTTCTAGCCTTCGGGATTGTGACGTTGCTCGGCATCCAGGCATTCGTAAACATGGGGGTGGTAACGGGGCTCCTGCCCACGAAAGGGCTGGCGCTTCCGTTCATCAGCTACGGCGGTAGTTCCCTTATAGTAACTCTTTTCGCGGTGGGGATTCTCCTCAACGTGTCGACACGGATGAAGGGGACGCCATGA
- the murG gene encoding undecaprenyldiphospho-muramoylpentapeptide beta-N-acetylglucosaminyltransferase, translating into MRLLIAGGGTGGHLFPGIAVAEEFLARKKGNEVLFVGTWKGIEARVLPKLGYRLECITAAGIRGKGNVARAKGIAKFLYGYAQSRKILKEFKPDMVLGVGGYASAPALLAARGMQIPRFIHEQNAIPGFTNKMLAKVAERVFISLEESSDFFPEARTLLTGNPLRRQILEQVALAPLQERSDDAFHLLVFGGSSGAHRINVTMGEALQFLQDMKGRLRVTHQTGENDLEDVTAVYEEQGVSADVVPFIDSMADAYRWADLVVCRAGATTIAEVTACGKPCIFIPYPHAVDDHQRRNAEALLKCGAGFVMTEQELSAELLAKAIRELMNDPAQLKAVGEAAQGLARLDAAQVIVDEMITIKREMK; encoded by the coding sequence ATGAGACTTCTGATTGCAGGAGGCGGGACCGGCGGGCATCTTTTCCCCGGCATTGCGGTGGCCGAGGAATTCCTTGCCCGCAAGAAAGGGAATGAGGTCCTGTTTGTGGGGACCTGGAAGGGAATAGAGGCGCGGGTCCTTCCCAAGCTCGGTTACCGGCTCGAATGCATAACCGCCGCCGGCATCCGCGGCAAGGGGAATGTAGCCCGGGCCAAAGGGATTGCCAAATTTCTCTACGGATATGCCCAGTCCAGGAAAATTCTCAAAGAATTCAAGCCGGACATGGTTCTCGGGGTAGGGGGGTATGCTTCTGCGCCGGCGCTGCTGGCTGCCCGGGGGATGCAGATTCCGCGGTTCATCCACGAACAGAACGCTATTCCCGGATTCACGAACAAGATGCTGGCCAAGGTGGCCGAACGGGTTTTTATCTCCCTTGAAGAATCGAGCGATTTTTTCCCCGAGGCGCGGACCCTTCTCACGGGTAATCCGCTTCGCCGCCAGATACTTGAGCAGGTTGCCTTGGCTCCACTACAGGAGCGGAGCGACGACGCCTTTCATCTACTGGTGTTCGGAGGCAGTTCCGGCGCCCACCGGATCAATGTGACCATGGGGGAAGCGCTCCAGTTTTTGCAGGATATGAAAGGGCGCCTGAGAGTGACTCACCAGACCGGTGAGAATGATCTGGAGGATGTGACCGCCGTCTACGAAGAGCAGGGGGTCAGCGCCGATGTGGTCCCCTTTATCGATTCCATGGCGGACGCCTACCGCTGGGCCGATCTGGTAGTCTGCCGGGCAGGGGCCACCACCATCGCCGAAGTGACCGCCTGTGGCAAGCCGTGCATTTTCATCCCGTACCCCCACGCCGTTGACGATCACCAGCGGCGTAATGCCGAGGCGCTGCTGAAATGCGGGGCCGGCTTCGTCATGACCGAGCAGGAGCTTTCGGCAGAGTTGCTGGCGAAGGCCATCAGGGAGCTTATGAACGACCCTGCGCAGCTCAAAGCAGTCGGCGAAGCTGCCCAGGGGCTTGCACGGCTTGATGCGGCGCAGGTGATAGTTGACGAAATGATAACCATAAAGAGGGAAATGAAATAA
- the murC gene encoding UDP-N-acetylmuramate--L-alanine ligase encodes MYGKIERIHFVGIGGIGMSGIAEVLLNLGYKVSGSDLRQSDTTDRLASLGGEIYFGHARENITAVDVVVTSTAVHDDNPEVVEAKRRMIPVIPRAEMLAELMRMKYGIAIAGTHGKTTTTSMVATVLTHGGIDPTIVIGGKLNTLGTNAKLGQGQFLVAEADESDGSFLKLSPTIAVVTNIDADHLDFYTGGIEQIKDTFVDFINKIPFYGLAVLCLEDRNVAEILPRVKKRFVTYGLSSQADIRATHVRLEGGTTSFVAHYKGYRMGEISFSMPGAHNVLNALACIAVAMELDVPFTQIQEGFATFGGVGRRFQVKGEVNGITVVDDYGHHPAEIRATLAAGKGGWPDRRLVVAFQPHRFSRTKELFAEFVTCFYDADVLVLTDIYPAGEPPIEGVTAERLAEEIRKHGQRDVTYVADREELPGHLLKVVQPGDIVLTLGAGNIWQTGEALLRKMGASEG; translated from the coding sequence ATGTACGGGAAAATAGAGAGAATACACTTTGTGGGCATCGGCGGCATCGGCATGAGCGGTATTGCCGAGGTGCTCCTGAACCTGGGGTACAAGGTTTCCGGCTCAGACCTGAGGCAGTCCGACACCACTGACCGCCTTGCGTCTCTCGGCGGGGAGATATACTTCGGTCACGCCCGCGAGAATATCACCGCCGTCGACGTGGTGGTTACCTCAACGGCGGTCCATGACGACAACCCCGAGGTGGTGGAGGCCAAGCGGCGGATGATTCCGGTAATTCCACGGGCCGAGATGCTGGCAGAGCTGATGCGGATGAAGTACGGCATTGCCATCGCCGGCACCCACGGGAAGACCACTACCACCTCCATGGTGGCTACGGTCCTTACCCACGGCGGCATAGACCCCACAATCGTCATCGGCGGCAAGCTCAACACCCTCGGCACCAACGCCAAGCTCGGCCAGGGGCAGTTCCTGGTGGCGGAGGCCGACGAGTCCGACGGCTCGTTCCTGAAGCTCTCACCCACCATTGCCGTGGTGACCAACATCGATGCCGATCACCTGGACTTCTACACCGGCGGAATCGAGCAGATAAAGGACACCTTCGTCGATTTCATCAACAAGATCCCCTTCTACGGCCTTGCGGTTCTTTGCCTTGAAGATCGAAACGTTGCCGAAATCCTGCCGCGGGTGAAGAAGCGGTTCGTTACCTACGGCCTTTCCTCGCAGGCTGACATCAGGGCTACCCATGTCCGCCTCGAAGGGGGAACCACTTCATTTGTCGCCCACTACAAGGGATATCGGATGGGAGAGATTTCCTTTTCCATGCCCGGAGCCCACAACGTGCTCAATGCCCTGGCGTGCATCGCCGTTGCCATGGAACTGGACGTCCCCTTCACCCAGATCCAGGAAGGGTTTGCCACGTTCGGCGGCGTTGGCCGGCGCTTCCAGGTTAAAGGCGAGGTGAACGGCATCACTGTGGTTGACGACTATGGGCATCATCCGGCCGAAATCCGGGCAACCCTGGCGGCCGGCAAGGGGGGGTGGCCCGACCGGCGGCTCGTGGTGGCCTTCCAGCCCCACCGGTTCAGCCGGACCAAAGAACTGTTCGCTGAATTCGTTACCTGCTTCTACGATGCCGATGTGCTTGTGCTAACCGACATTTACCCGGCCGGGGAGCCCCCCATCGAGGGGGTGACGGCGGAGCGGCTCGCCGAGGAGATCCGCAAGCACGGCCAGCGGGATGTGACGTACGTTGCCGACAGGGAAGAGCTGCCGGGCCACCTGCTTAAAGTCGTACAGCCTGGCGACATCGTGCTTACCCTTGGCGCGGGCAATATCTGGCAGACCGGCGAGGCGCTGCTCCGTAAAATGGGAGCATCCGAGGGTTAG
- the murB gene encoding UDP-N-acetylmuramate dehydrogenase, which translates to MNDDLYGALSERLKGAILRDEPMARHTSLKVGGPADFFVVPADRGDLDTLLALLAETATPHFVVGGGYNLLVRDGGVRGVVVSLERFRELAHLPGGKVSAGAGVTNQMLVGYLRERGLGGLEFLCGIPGTIGGALAMNAGAQGGAILDHVEELTTVRDGAFRQVRRDELEYGYRHVRLAPGEIIAGATFRLEPDDPDKIGERIAGYLAHRAESQKVGYPNAGSFFKNPEGGAAWRLIDGAGLRGTRIGGAQVSEVHANFLINRGDATAADFLALAALIKDEVRRNTGISLEEEVRIIGEG; encoded by the coding sequence TTGAATGACGATCTTTATGGCGCTTTGAGCGAGCGATTGAAGGGGGCGATTCTCCGGGACGAGCCGATGGCCCGCCATACGTCGCTGAAGGTGGGTGGGCCGGCCGATTTTTTCGTTGTCCCGGCTGACCGGGGCGACCTGGATACACTTCTTGCTCTTCTGGCTGAAACCGCTACCCCCCATTTTGTGGTTGGCGGTGGGTACAATCTTCTGGTCCGTGACGGGGGGGTCCGGGGAGTTGTTGTCTCCCTCGAACGCTTCAGAGAGTTGGCGCACCTTCCCGGCGGGAAGGTTTCGGCCGGGGCAGGGGTAACCAACCAGATGCTCGTGGGATATCTGAGGGAGCGGGGGCTTGGCGGCCTGGAATTCCTCTGCGGGATACCGGGCACGATCGGAGGAGCCCTTGCCATGAACGCCGGCGCCCAGGGGGGAGCGATTCTCGATCATGTGGAAGAGCTGACTACCGTTCGGGACGGGGCGTTCCGGCAGGTACGGCGCGACGAACTTGAGTATGGCTACCGGCATGTGCGGCTTGCACCCGGAGAGATCATCGCCGGGGCGACTTTCCGGTTGGAACCGGACGATCCTGATAAAATCGGTGAACGTATCGCCGGTTACCTGGCGCACCGGGCTGAAAGTCAAAAAGTTGGCTATCCCAACGCCGGCTCATTCTTCAAGAACCCTGAGGGGGGGGCGGCCTGGCGGTTAATCGACGGGGCAGGGCTCCGAGGGACTCGGATAGGGGGGGCGCAGGTGTCGGAGGTACACGCCAATTTCCTGATAAATCGCGGAGATGCGACGGCGGCCGATTTTCTTGCCCTGGCGGCGCTGATAAAGGATGAAGTAAGGCGGAATACCGGCATATCTCTTGAAGAAGAGGTCAGGATTATTGGTGAAGGGTGA
- a CDS encoding D-alanine--D-alanine ligase, which translates to MTNDELKTKKIGVLMGGLSAEREVSLSSGAAVHKALLARGYDAIAIDVDRDLPQALVREWIDVAFICLHGRYGEDGAVQGVLELMGIPYTGSGVLASALAMNKIFAKQAFAAAGLTITPHRVLVRGETVDPMAAGLGFPVVVKPSQEGSSVGVSIVKKAEELPAALESAFRYDNEVLVEKFVKGREIQVGILDDRAMGAIEIVPKKEFYDFEAKYTDGMAEHICPPVLPADLYRKLLAEGEKAHRALGCAGYSRVDFLVTEEGECYLLEVNTLPGMTTLSLLPEIAQKEAGIGFEELAERILISASLKIQGPGTGDRAQGSKTE; encoded by the coding sequence ATGACCAACGATGAACTGAAAACCAAGAAGATCGGCGTACTTATGGGTGGGCTTTCCGCAGAGCGGGAGGTATCCCTATCCAGCGGGGCCGCGGTACACAAGGCGCTTCTGGCCCGGGGATATGACGCCATTGCCATTGACGTTGACCGGGATTTGCCGCAGGCGCTGGTCCGTGAGTGGATCGACGTTGCCTTCATCTGCCTCCACGGCCGCTACGGTGAAGACGGGGCGGTCCAGGGAGTCCTGGAGTTGATGGGAATTCCCTATACCGGATCGGGAGTTCTTGCCAGCGCCCTGGCCATGAATAAAATCTTTGCCAAACAGGCCTTTGCCGCCGCTGGTCTGACAATCACCCCCCATCGGGTGCTCGTGCGTGGCGAAACCGTCGATCCCATGGCTGCCGGCCTCGGCTTCCCCGTGGTGGTGAAGCCTTCCCAGGAGGGATCGTCGGTTGGCGTGAGCATCGTGAAGAAGGCGGAAGAACTCCCCGCCGCCCTGGAGAGCGCGTTCCGCTACGACAACGAGGTGCTGGTGGAGAAGTTCGTCAAGGGACGGGAGATCCAGGTGGGGATCCTTGACGACCGGGCCATGGGAGCCATCGAGATTGTGCCGAAGAAGGAGTTCTACGACTTCGAGGCCAAGTACACCGACGGCATGGCGGAACATATCTGCCCGCCGGTTCTCCCTGCCGACCTGTACCGCAAGCTCCTTGCCGAAGGGGAAAAAGCCCACCGCGCCCTGGGTTGCGCCGGCTACAGCCGTGTCGATTTCCTGGTGACCGAAGAGGGGGAGTGTTATCTTCTCGAAGTGAACACCCTGCCGGGGATGACAACCTTGAGCCTCCTGCCGGAGATAGCCCAGAAGGAGGCGGGGATCGGTTTCGAAGAGCTGGCGGAGCGGATTTTGATTTCAGCTTCACTGAAAATTCAGGGACCTGGGACCGGAGACCGGGCACAGGGATCAAAAACAGAATAG
- a CDS encoding cell division protein FtsQ/DivIB, which translates to MRDLHVKTRILPPQKSRNRVKRERKPINWRPFITWGMRIVFGVVVVAVVGIGGYEGYRFASQYEMAVLQVEAIEVSKLRHLTRGEVVELTGVRPGDSMLSLRLSRIGEQLSKNPWVETVQVRRYFPHTLSVAVVEREPVAVVNMGFLYYMDAKGEVFKPLTQGDSLNFPVITGIAEEDLARDPKGTKELLTGAVALMDILKKGRHFTLADVSEIHIDKGFGLTLFTADGGVPVRLGKEGYDTKLARFAMVYGELKEQLVAVEYIDCDYQDKIIVKKG; encoded by the coding sequence ATGCGCGACTTGCACGTAAAAACTCGAATACTGCCGCCACAAAAAAGCCGCAACCGGGTGAAGAGGGAGCGAAAGCCCATCAACTGGCGCCCGTTCATCACCTGGGGAATGCGCATCGTGTTCGGTGTGGTGGTTGTTGCAGTCGTTGGGATTGGCGGCTACGAGGGATACAGGTTTGCTTCACAGTACGAGATGGCCGTGTTGCAGGTGGAGGCCATCGAGGTGTCGAAACTCAGGCACCTGACCCGTGGCGAGGTGGTTGAGCTGACCGGGGTGAGACCCGGCGATTCCATGCTCAGCCTGCGTTTGAGCCGTATCGGCGAGCAGTTGTCAAAGAATCCCTGGGTCGAGACTGTGCAGGTGCGCCGCTATTTCCCCCACACGCTCAGCGTCGCTGTGGTGGAGCGGGAGCCGGTGGCCGTGGTCAATATGGGGTTCCTCTACTACATGGATGCGAAGGGCGAAGTATTCAAGCCCCTCACCCAGGGTGACAGCCTCAATTTCCCGGTCATAACCGGTATTGCCGAAGAAGATCTGGCCCGGGACCCCAAGGGTACGAAGGAACTTTTGACCGGTGCCGTGGCCCTCATGGACATCTTGAAGAAAGGGCGGCATTTTACCCTGGCCGATGTTTCGGAGATTCACATCGACAAGGGATTCGGCCTGACCCTCTTCACTGCTGATGGCGGCGTCCCGGTGCGGCTCGGCAAAGAAGGTTACGATACTAAGCTGGCCCGTTTTGCCATGGTTTACGGGGAACTGAAAGAACAGCTGGTAGCTGTGGAGTACATCGACTGCGACTACCAGGACAAGATTATCGTCAAAAAAGGATAA
- the ftsA gene encoding cell division protein FtsA: protein MSARRDNLIVGLDIGTTKICAIVGNVTEDGIDIVGIGSSPSRGMRKGVVINIESTVESIKKAVSEAELMAGCEIRSVYAGIAGGHIKGFNSQGVIAIKNREVTSEDVKRVIDAAKAIAIPMDREVIHILPQEFIIDDQDGIREPLGMSGVRLEARVHIVTGAVASAQNIVKACNRAGLDVADIVLEQLASSEAVLSSDEKELGVALVDIGGGTTDIAIFVDGAIKHTSVLSLGGNHLTNDIAVGLRTPMAEAEKIKQKYGCCMASLVGKEETIEVPSVGGRKPRVLSRQLLAEILEPRVEEIFTLVNREILKSGFEDMIASGVVITGGTTILEGMPELAEQVFNLPVRRGMPQQIGGLVDVVNSPVYATGVGLVVYGSKNVGIREFPTAQTDENLFRRVSRRMKEWFGEFF, encoded by the coding sequence ATGTCGGCACGAAGGGATAACCTGATCGTTGGACTCGATATCGGTACAACGAAAATCTGTGCCATCGTCGGTAATGTCACCGAGGACGGTATCGACATCGTTGGAATCGGGAGCAGCCCGTCGCGCGGAATGCGCAAGGGTGTAGTGATAAACATCGAGAGCACCGTTGAGTCGATCAAGAAGGCGGTCTCAGAGGCTGAGCTCATGGCCGGCTGCGAGATCCGCTCTGTCTATGCCGGCATAGCCGGGGGGCACATCAAGGGTTTTAACTCCCAGGGGGTCATCGCCATCAAGAACCGCGAAGTCACCTCGGAGGACGTGAAGCGGGTTATTGATGCGGCCAAGGCAATAGCAATCCCCATGGACCGTGAAGTTATCCATATCCTTCCCCAGGAATTCATCATTGACGATCAGGACGGCATCCGCGAGCCCCTAGGCATGAGCGGCGTCAGGCTCGAAGCCAGGGTTCACATCGTTACCGGCGCTGTTGCAAGCGCCCAAAATATCGTGAAGGCGTGCAACCGCGCGGGGCTCGACGTAGCTGATATCGTCCTCGAGCAGTTGGCCTCCTCCGAGGCGGTCCTCTCGTCCGACGAGAAGGAGCTTGGGGTTGCCCTCGTCGACATCGGTGGAGGCACCACCGATATCGCCATCTTCGTTGACGGCGCCATCAAGCACACCTCGGTCCTGTCGCTGGGGGGGAACCATCTGACCAACGACATTGCCGTGGGGCTCCGGACTCCCATGGCCGAGGCGGAGAAGATCAAGCAGAAGTACGGCTGCTGCATGGCGTCGCTGGTGGGCAAGGAAGAGACCATCGAGGTGCCGAGCGTGGGTGGCCGCAAGCCGCGGGTCCTTTCCCGCCAGCTCCTGGCCGAAATACTGGAACCCCGGGTGGAGGAAATCTTTACCCTGGTGAACCGGGAGATACTGAAATCCGGCTTTGAGGATATGATTGCCTCTGGCGTGGTTATCACGGGTGGTACCACCATCCTGGAAGGGATGCCGGAGTTGGCCGAGCAGGTATTCAACCTGCCCGTGCGCCGCGGCATGCCCCAGCAGATCGGCGGCCTGGTGGATGTGGTCAATTCGCCGGTCTATGCAACAGGCGTAGGGCTCGTGGTCTATGGGAGCAAGAATGTAGGAATCCGCGAATTCCCAACGGCCCAGACCGACGAGAACCTCTTCCGGCGGGTTTCCCGGCGGATGAAGGAGTGGTTCGGGGAATTCTTCTAG
- the ftsZ gene encoding cell division protein FtsZ, translated as MFEFDENIDQCAKIKVIGVGGSGGNAVNTMIASQVGGVDFAVANTDVQALRISKAPIKIQIGRQLTKGLGAGADPTRGREAALEDREQLAEILKGADMIFIAAGMGGGTGTGAAPVIAEVAKEAGALTVGVVTKPFSREGKQRLSKADDGIRELKKHVDSLIVIPNDRLIGLAGKSMSILDAFKPSDDVLRQAVQGISDLITTSGFINVDFADVKAIMSERGMAMMGIGVAAGENRAVEAALKAISSPLLEDVDISGAKGVLVNISGSSSMTMDEFEAVNRTIHEKVHEDANIIIGVTIDEELADELKVTAIATGFGDRFDVEKQRQELKSVNPISPRQEVNREIPTFIREKQQREPSYNRQKGFFTEEDDQYDIPTFLRKSVD; from the coding sequence ATGTTCGAATTCGACGAAAACATCGATCAGTGTGCGAAGATCAAGGTCATCGGCGTCGGCGGCAGCGGGGGGAACGCAGTCAATACAATGATCGCCAGCCAGGTGGGGGGAGTTGACTTCGCCGTGGCCAACACTGACGTGCAGGCCCTGCGTATTTCCAAGGCTCCGATAAAGATTCAGATTGGCCGTCAGCTCACCAAGGGGCTCGGCGCAGGCGCTGATCCGACACGGGGGCGCGAGGCGGCCCTGGAGGACCGGGAGCAACTGGCCGAAATCCTTAAGGGCGCGGACATGATTTTCATCGCAGCCGGCATGGGGGGCGGCACCGGAACCGGCGCCGCTCCGGTTATCGCCGAAGTTGCGAAAGAGGCCGGCGCCCTTACGGTGGGCGTTGTCACCAAGCCGTTTTCCCGCGAGGGGAAGCAGCGCCTTTCCAAGGCCGATGACGGCATCCGGGAGCTCAAGAAGCACGTGGATTCCCTCATCGTAATCCCCAATGACCGTCTTATCGGGCTTGCCGGCAAGTCCATGTCCATCCTCGATGCCTTCAAGCCTTCCGACGATGTGCTCCGCCAGGCGGTTCAGGGGATCTCGGACCTCATTACCACCAGCGGTTTCATCAACGTGGACTTCGCCGACGTGAAAGCCATCATGAGCGAGCGCGGCATGGCCATGATGGGTATCGGCGTCGCCGCCGGCGAGAACCGCGCCGTGGAGGCCGCGCTGAAAGCCATTTCCAGCCCGCTGCTGGAGGATGTGGATATTTCCGGCGCCAAAGGGGTTCTGGTGAACATCTCCGGGTCATCTTCCATGACCATGGATGAGTTTGAGGCGGTGAACCGGACCATTCACGAGAAGGTCCACGAGGATGCCAACATCATCATCGGTGTCACCATTGATGAGGAGCTGGCCGATGAGCTGAAGGTTACCGCCATCGCAACCGGTTTTGGCGACCGGTTCGATGTGGAGAAGCAGCGCCAGGAACTCAAGAGCGTCAACCCCATCTCTCCCCGCCAGGAAGTGAACCGTGAGATTCCCACGTTCATTCGTGAAAAACAGCAGCGCGAACCTTCCTACAACCGTCAGAAGGGGTTCTTCACCGAGGAGGACGATCAGTACGACATTCCGACCTTTCTGAGAAAGTCAGTCGATTAG